Within Candidatus Methylomirabilis tolerans, the genomic segment CCAGACCTCGGGTGGGTTGCGATTTACCCGCTCGGCCTACGGAGGGAAGGCGATGGCGGTCGTCCAGCCTCGCGTGGATACGATTGTAGCAACGGCCAAACTCCGGACGCTGAAGCCGGCCCCGCAGGAGGAGGGCCGGACTGGCGAGGAGATCCGAGTTGATGTCGCCTTGGACGCGTCGCAACTCAAGACGCACCTCGTCCAGCGGGTCCAGGAGGAGGCGACTGGCATTAATCTGGGGGATGCCAAGGTCGTGGTGAGCGGTGGGCGTGGGGTGCACGGGCCTGAGGGTTTCAGAGTCCTTGAGGAGCTGGCACAGGTCCTGAGGGGCGCAGTAGGCGCCTCGCGGGCTGCGACCGATGCCGGATGGGTCCCGCCCTCCTGGCAGATAGGGCAGACCGGAAGGAACGTCAGTCCGGAGCTGTATCTTGCCTTCGGGATCTCCGGCGCGACCCAGCACGTTGCCGGAATATCCGGCTCGAAGCATATCGTGGCGGTGAACACTGATCCTGCAGCGCCGATCTTCAAGGTGGCTCAGCTCGGCATTGTCGAAGATTGGAAAGCCGTGGCGACCACGCTGATCCAACGCTGTCGCGAACTGACGGAAAAGTAAAAAGCGTTCGAGGTACGGAGGACAGGAGATAGGGTAGCTACCGGGATCGCCTCTAAAACCCTACACCCTACACCAGAAACTGGAATAGCCATGATCCCCATGCGCGAGGTCTACTGGAACATCCCGGGGCACCTGTTCCTGTACCTGCTGTTCTTTCCCTTCCTTATCGTTTGGCTCTATGGCATTTACCGGCATACCCGCATGATACTCGCGGGAGAGCCGGCTGCAGTTCTGGGCAGCCTGTGGGACCGCTTCAAAGGGGTTATCCAGGACGCCGCCTGGCAGCGGCGAATCGCCAAGGATCCCCTTTCAGGACTGCTCCACCGCTCCATCTCCTGGGGATTTACCGTCCTTTTTATCGCGACCTGCCTCGTAGCCCTTCAGGATTATTTCGGCATCCCGACCCTGCGTGGACCGTTTTACCTCTACTTCATGTCGTTGACCGTCGATCTGTTTGGGCTGACGGCTATCGGCGGCGTGCTGATTGCGCTCGTCCGGCGCTATGGCTTCAGACCCGATCGGCTCCTGCTGCCTCGTCTGGGTTGGAGTTACGGCATACTGCTTGGGCTGCTCCTCGTCATCCTGATGACCGGGTTTCTGATTGAGGGGCTGCGGATTGCGGCGACAGGCGATCCATGGGGCCGCTGGTCGCCTGGCGGCTGGCTGGCATCCGCTCTGTTTCGCGGGACTGACCAGGCACAGCAGGTTCTCCTCCATCAGGTCATCTGGTGGTCCCATGCCACCCTTGCCTTCACCTTCATTGCCCTTCTGCCCTATGGCGTGGGTATGCACATCACGTCCGCTGCCGCGAATGTCCTCCTGAAGAACCGGGAAGGCTCGGGGGTGCTGCGACCGATCGACCTGGACCGAGCGGAGCAGTTCGGCGCCGGCGCGATCAATCAGTTCACCTGGAAAGATCTCCTTGACCTCGAGGCGTGCACCGAGTGCGGCCGCTGCCAGGCTGCCTGTCCGGCCTGGGTGACCGGTAAGCCGCTGACTCCTAAAGGCGTCATCATCGACCTGCGAGATCACATGCGCCTGACATACGACGGCGAGGAGTCGCGCAAGATGGTCGGCGAGGTCATCTCGCACGACGTCCTGTGGGCATGTACCACCTGTGGGGCCTGCCATCAGGAGTGCCCGATCTACATCGAGCCGATCCCGAAGATTGTCGAGATGCGTCGGCACCTCGTCATGGAGGAGGCCGACTTTCCGGAGACGATGCAGCAGGCATTGCGGAGCTTGGAAGAGCGGGGTCATCCGTTCCGTGGGGCGAACGCCTCCAGAACCGACTGGGCGAAGGGGCTTGGCGTAAAGACTGTCGCCGCGGACGGTCCACCGGAGATCCTGTACTGGGTCGGCTGCACCGCGGCCTTTGATGAGCGGAATCAGCAGGTCGCGGCGGCATTTGTCAAGCTTCTGCAACGCGCCGGGGTTGATTTTGCGATCCTGGGGGAAGAGGAGCGATGCACAGGTGACCCGGCCCGACGGATCGGAAACGAGTACCTCTTCCAGACGCTGGCCAGGGAGAACATTGCCACGCTGAACGGCTACGGCATCAAGAAGATCGTCACGACCTGCCCGCATGGCTTCAATACGCTTAAGAATGAATACCCGAAGCTGGGGGGTAACTACGAGGTCGTCCATCACACACAGTTGCTGGCCGATCTGGTGAAGGAAGGGCGCTTGTGGCCGAAGAAGCGGATCGATGGGGTGGTATCCTTTCACGACCCCTGTTATCTGGGGCGACACAACGGTATCTACGATCCACCCAGGCAGGTTCTCGGGGCGATCCCCGGGCTTGCGGTCAAGGAGATGGACCGGTGTCGAGAGCACGGCTTCTGCTGCGGTGCGGGGGGCGGGTTGATGTGGTTTGAGGAGAAGATCGGCAAGCGCGTGAGCTGGGAGCGGACCGAAGAGGCCCTGGCCCTTCAGCCGCAGGTCCTGGCGAGCGCCTGTCCTTTCTGCCTGATCATGTTCGAGGACGCGCTGAAGGTCAAAGATGCGATCGGGCGGACCAGACCGCTTGACGTAGCGGAGCTGATGGCGCAAAGTGTAGAATAAAAACGGTGCGGGGCGCGAGGTTCAAGGTGCAAGGTTCAAGGTGCGAGTGCAATGTCTGAGAAGAAGGATCTGAAGCGGATCGAGCAGGAGAAGGCGCGGTGGGAGACCGAGACGCTGAAGCCCGCCCTCGCACAAACGCCTGAACGGGCCGAGCGCTTCACGACCGCGTCCATGACCCCCGTCGAACGCCTTTACACCCCGGCCGACCTGCCCGAATTCGATTACCTGCGGGACCTGGGATTTCCCGGCCAATATCCCTACACGCGCGGG encodes:
- a CDS encoding electron transfer flavoprotein subunit alpha/FixB family protein, with product MPGILVLATTKDGRLTRDTLELLTGASRLKEKLAQPVAAAVLGTGLGPYVPLLFVHGADQVYRAEHPLLEGYQGDAYTLALHQICERAQPTVVLLPGDVIGRELGPRLAFRLQAAFVSEFIDFDLDQTSGGLRFTRSAYGGKAMAVVQPRVDTIVATAKLRTLKPAPQEEGRTGEEIRVDVALDASQLKTHLVQRVQEEATGINLGDAKVVVSGGRGVHGPEGFRVLEELAQVLRGAVGASRAATDAGWVPPSWQIGQTGRNVSPELYLAFGISGATQHVAGISGSKHIVAVNTDPAAPIFKVAQLGIVEDWKAVATTLIQRCRELTEK
- a CDS encoding (Fe-S)-binding protein → MIPMREVYWNIPGHLFLYLLFFPFLIVWLYGIYRHTRMILAGEPAAVLGSLWDRFKGVIQDAAWQRRIAKDPLSGLLHRSISWGFTVLFIATCLVALQDYFGIPTLRGPFYLYFMSLTVDLFGLTAIGGVLIALVRRYGFRPDRLLLPRLGWSYGILLGLLLVILMTGFLIEGLRIAATGDPWGRWSPGGWLASALFRGTDQAQQVLLHQVIWWSHATLAFTFIALLPYGVGMHITSAAANVLLKNREGSGVLRPIDLDRAEQFGAGAINQFTWKDLLDLEACTECGRCQAACPAWVTGKPLTPKGVIIDLRDHMRLTYDGEESRKMVGEVISHDVLWACTTCGACHQECPIYIEPIPKIVEMRRHLVMEEADFPETMQQALRSLEERGHPFRGANASRTDWAKGLGVKTVAADGPPEILYWVGCTAAFDERNQQVAAAFVKLLQRAGVDFAILGEEERCTGDPARRIGNEYLFQTLARENIATLNGYGIKKIVTTCPHGFNTLKNEYPKLGGNYEVVHHTQLLADLVKEGRLWPKKRIDGVVSFHDPCYLGRHNGIYDPPRQVLGAIPGLAVKEMDRCREHGFCCGAGGGLMWFEEKIGKRVSWERTEEALALQPQVLASACPFCLIMFEDALKVKDAIGRTRPLDVAELMAQSVE